One Anguilla rostrata isolate EN2019 chromosome 15, ASM1855537v3, whole genome shotgun sequence genomic window carries:
- the LOC135240791 gene encoding tumor necrosis factor ligand superfamily member 11-like — translation MAANDYRVYLRNSTDMESGQARFHPAQGAEPTCRPLVFGTLVVMGLLQIVSSVAILLHLTGYLHEVDFSSVQQRPAEEAETGPVLADALKDHRKRDRSRCPKSQKDLIPAAHLPIKAPIDYVQKGEVEARMIQWNEAQGQLYKIRYHDGRILVQEGGLYFVYAQTCFRLYEPEAEGVPEVNAQLIQYVYHEKYTQTTKPMVLMKTGSTKRWRSPDYHMYCAQQGRLFRLREGDGLHVNVSNSWLLDPDSEGSYFGVFKTSN, via the exons ATGGCAGCTAATGACTATCGTGTTTACCTGCGGAACTCTACCGACATGGAGAGCGGTCAGGCGCGCTTCCACCCAGCCCAGGGTGCAGAACCAACGTGCAGACCCCTTGTTTTTGGAACGCTCGTTGTTATGGGATTGCTTCAAATCGTATCGAGTGTAGCAATCTTGCTACACTTAACAGGTTATCTACACGAG GTAGACTTCTCCTCAGTGCAGCAGAGACCTGCAGAG GAAGCGGAGACTGGGCCCGTGCTGGCCGATGCGCTCAAAGACCACAGGAAAAGGGATCGGTCCAGATGCCCCAAAAGCCAGAAGGACCTCATACCAGCTGCCCATCTGCCTATCAAAGCTCCCATCGATTACGTCCAGA AAGGAGAGGTGGAGGCCCGAATGATCCAGTGGAACGAAGCCCAAGGTCAGCTGTACAAGATCAGGTACCACGACGGGCGCATCCTGGTGCAGGAGGGGGGCCTGTACTTCGTGTACGCCCAGACCTGCTTCCGCCTGTACGAGCCGGAGGCGGAGGGGGTGCCCGAGGTCAACGCGCAGCTCATCCAGTACGTGTACCACGAGAAGTACACGCAGACCACCAAGCCCATGGTGCTGATGAAGACGGGCAGCACCAAGCGCTGGCGTAGCCCCGACTACCACATGTACTGCGCTCAGCAAGGCCGGCTCTTCCGCCTGAGGGAGGGCGACGGCCTCCACGTCAACGTCTCCAACTCCTGGCTGCTGGACCCCGACTCGGAGGGCAGCTACTTCGGGGTCTTCAAGACCAGCAACTGA